ATATTGGCTTTACCTTCTTTGGGCTCTCGGTTGTGCATATTGCCCTCAACTGGTCTGCAATGAAAAGCTACTTCCGCAGGCTTATGCAATAAGTTTATATTTCATTAGGTTTACCTAATTTCGGTGAGGAGATGAGGAAGCTTAGGATAGCGTTTGGGATGGAAAATGAGGGAAAGCTGACAGATGGTCACTATGGGGACTCAGAGTTCTTCTTAATATACGAAATCTTAGAAAATGGGACTGCAAAGCTCTTGGAAAAGAGATCAAACAGAGCTAAGAAGATGGAGGAGCATGAGAGTGAGCACGGTGATCTGAGGAAGTTTAGGGCTATCATTGAACAACTAAAGGATGTTGATGTGCTGGCGGCGTTCAGAATGGGCCCTAACTTCTTGAGAATCAGAGACCAGAGCAATAAAGTTGCATTCTTTACGAATACGAGGGATCTAAATTTAGCACTTCAAAGAGTTATTGAAAGCTTTGAAGAGCTTTGGAAGCAAGTTGAAGAGAAGAAGTCAAAGCATGCTTGAATTTTCAGTTTTACTTTTTTGTTTTGTTCAACTTCATAAATCTATTCGAAATCTTTATACACCATTAGGTTTACCTAATTTTGGTGAAAGTCAATGATAGCATTTGGTCCCGTTCCATCTCGCAGATTGGGAAAAAGCTTAGGCATAAACAACATTCCAGATAAAGTATGCTCATATGCTTGTGTTTACTGCCAAATTGGGAGAACAATTAAGATGGAAGTTGAAAGGAGGGCATTTTATAACCCAGAGCTGATCTTCAAGGAAGCTAAAGAAAAAGTTGAGAAAGCCAGAGCAAAAGGAGAGCGCGTTGATTATATCACATTTGTTCCAGATGGTGAACCGACTTTGGATATTAACCTTGGAAAGGAAGCTGAGCTATTGAAAGAACTTGGAATCCCTTTGGCAATTTTAACGAACTCTTCCCTAATCTGGAGGAAAGATGTTAGGGAGGATTTATTGAAGTTTGATTTTGTCTCTCTAAAGCTTGATGCTGTAAGTGAGCAACTGTGGAGAAAAATTGACAGATCTCATAAAAGCTTAAAGCTCGATGAAGTCCTTGATGGAATGCTCAAATTTAGAAAAGAGTTCAAAGGAAAACTCGTAACAGAGACTATGCTCATCGATGGAGTTAATTATGGAGACGAATTTGAGAAGATTGCTGAGTTTCTGAAGAAGCTTGAACCAGATATAGCTTACATAGCTATTCCAACGAGACCCCCAGCGGAAAGGTGGGTTAAGCCAGCTAATGAGGAGACGATAAACAGAGCGTTTCAGATTTTTGCTAAGGCTTTAGGAAGTGATAGAATAGAGTATCTCATTGGCTATGAGGGAAATGCATTTGCTTTTACGGGAAATGTTGAGGAGGATTTACTGAGCATAACGGCTGTCCACCCGATGAGAGAAGATGCCGTTGAAGACTTTCTTAAAAAGGCCAATGCAGAGTGGAGCATTGTTGAGAAGCTTTTGATAGAAGGAAAGCTTATTGAGCTTGAATATGAAGGCAGAAAGTTTTACATGAGGAAGCTCAAGAGCAGAAATCTTTAATTATGTTCTATCTGAGATACATAATCTGGAAGGTGATGTCCCCTGATAGCCCTCATATCATTCCTATTAGTTATCCTCATTTCAATCATAATTGTTAGAATTGGAACGGTTGCATTAGAGATGACTGGGCTCTCAAGAGATGTTGCGGCTTTTCAGGCTCAGTCTGCTTTTTCTGGAACAGGTTTTACAACGTCTGAGTCGGAATATGTGGTTTCGCATCCAATACGAAGAAAGATAATCAGAATTCTAATTTTTCTGGGCAGTGCAGGAATAACTTCAGCTATAGCTACTCTTGTGTTGACATTCATTGGCAAAAGTGCTGAAGAGGTTAAGCAGAATTTTGTCGTACTTTTGAGCGGTTTACTGATTCTGTACTTTTTTGTGAGATCTAAATGGATAGATAAAATGATGAGAAAGGTGATTCGGAGACTTCTTAATAGATTCTTTCCTTCACTTAAAATCTATGACTACAATCAGCTTCTGGGTATAAGTCGAGGGTACTCAATTGGTCAGATAAAAGTTAGAAAAAGTAGCTGGCTTGCAAATAAAACTTTAAGGGAACTTCAATTGGATAAAGAAGGTGTTCTCGTTCTTGGAATTTACAGAAAAGTAGGAGAAAAAGAGGTTTATCTTGGTGCTCCAAGCGGTGATACAAAGATTCTCCCTGGAGATTTGGTTGTCCTTTATGGACCAGAGGATGTCATATTGAACCTCTCAAAGAGGGTCAAAGGAATCAGGGGTAAGATTGAGCATGAAGAGGCAGTCGAAAAAGCTAAGATTAGGGCAATGCAAGAAGAAATGGAGCTTAAGGGTGAGTAATGATGTGTGAATATGTATATGAGAATGGTCAGAAGTGCAGGACAAAGCCTCTTAAAGGTTCCAATTTCTGCTCACTACATATTCCTTATGAGGAGGGCGAGCTCTTATACGGGGAGAAAATCAAAGAGATAAAGAAAAAAGCTTTTCTCAAGAAGATAAGAAGGGGGATTACATATTTTGAGGGAGTTTATCTCTATGATGTTCGGATTTCAGACCTTAAAATTGAGCAGACGATAGTCTTTAAGAATTCAAAAATAAAAACCCTCATAGTAGATAGCTCAGAAATTGGAGGGCTCACAATTTATGGATCATCAATCGAGAGAATAATCATAGTTAAAACAGCTTTAAAAACTCTTATGATAACCAGATCAAACATATTCGGGTTTAATGCCCTTGAAGTGAACTTTTCAGGTTCTATTTATCTTAAAAACAGCGAAATCAGGTACATCATGATGAACTCATTTCACTATACCAAAGGTGAGGAGAAGCCAAGTGAAGAAGAATATGGGGAAAGGAGCAAGGCTTACGGCAGGATTGAGCTGACAAATTTAAGTGGTGTGAGAAGGATTGGAATTAATTCGAGATATCCCCTTTTAAGGCAAATTCTTGAGGAGCATGGTATTAAGGTTAGCGATATCTCAAGAAAGCACGCCAAGGCTGAGATACTTGCTATAAGCGGGGTTCAGTTCGATGAAAATCCAAGATTTAAGCGACAGGTCAGGATTTTACTCAGAGCATTCAACGGACAGCTTTTAATGGAAAATCTTGAAATCCCTGGCCATGTTCAGGTAACCCAGAGCAGAATTAAGCTACCGGAGTTTGTGCACGTTAAAATTTTGAATAACATAATTTTTAGGAAGGTTCGCTTCTACAGTGATACCACTTGGAATCTGACTGTTCTGCCAAATCTTGTGGCAGAGCTGGATGTGGAAGGCTTTATGCTTTTGGAAGACTGCCAGTTTAATAATCCTTACATTGAAGAAATCTTTTACAGATTGGCGAGAACCTCATGGGAAAGGGGAGGGGATAAGGACAAAGCAGACGAATACTATTACAAGGAAATGGTTGCGAAAAGGAAACAGCGAATGACTGCGTATAAGAGAGGAAAGAGGAAAATTTTTCTGATCGAACCCTATGTAGAGTGGCTTTTAGCAGACCTTACATGCAAATATGGGACCACTTGGAAGAGGCCAATTGTAATCTGGGTTATCACTGTGAATATAATATTCCCGATACTCTTCTACATTACAAAAAGTGTTGAGGGAAGTGGAGTTCCTTTGAAGTCTTTTTTGGATTATGTGTACTTCAGCATAGTCACTGCAACGACACTTGGTTATGGAGATTTGCATCCGGTTGGAATTGGAAGAGTTCTGGCTTCTGGTGAGGCTATATTTGGAATGTTCATGTGGGCAGTGCTGTTAACAGTTTTCGCCAGGAAGTACATGAGGTGAAAAAATGAGGGTAGGCTTAATAATCAACCCAATAGCTGGAATGGGAGGAAAAGTTGCCCTAAAAGGCACGGATGGAGTTGTTGAGGAAGCGATAAGAAGAGGGGCTGAGCCGATAGCACTAGATTTGGTTAAGCTCTTTTTAAGTGAGCTTTCACATTATGATGAATCTAAGGACATAGAATTCTTCACAGGCCCTAAAGAGCTTGGTGAATACGCCCTCAGAGGATTTAATTTTTCTTATCAAGTCCTTAAGCACAGAGAAATTGATTATAAGGAGATTTTTGGAGTTAGGATTCCTGATACCACGAGTGAAGACACAAAAACCTTAGCAAAGTTGATGGCAGATAAGGTTGATATTTTGGTTTTTGCAGGAGGAGATGGAACTGCGAGGGATGTATATTCGGCAGTTAATAGGAAAGTTCCAATCCTTGGAATTCCAACAGGAGTAAAAATGTTCTCCGGAGTTTTTGCTTCATCTCCAGAAGATGCTGCTAAGCTGTTAATTGAATTCCTTAAAGGAAATGCTCAAATTGTTGAGCGTGAAATTTTAGATTTGGATGAAGATTCATATAGAAAAGATGAAGTAAGAGTAAGGCTTTACGGCACTGCATTAACCCCCTATCTTGAAACCTTAGTTCAAGGCTCCAAAGAGCCAACAACCGTTGATGAAAGTGAAGAGCTCGAAGCTTTGGCTGAAGCTATCGTTGAAGAGCTGGAAGATGGAATTTACTTTCTGGGAGCAGGTTCGACAGTAAAAACGATAAAAGACAAGCTTGGCATTGATGGAACTCTCTTGGGAGTTGACATCGTTGAAATTAAAGACGGGAGGGTTAGGCTTTTAGTCAAAGATGCCCAAGAAAAGGATTTGCTGAAGTTCATTAACAGAAATCCGAAAATAATTGTTACAGTTGTGGGAGGAGTTAATTTCCTCTTTGGAAGGGGCAATCAGCAGTTTTCTTCGGATGTTCTTAGACATATTCCAAAAGAGAACATCATTGTTGTTGCAGCTCCATCAAAAGTTGAAAAGCCGATAAGAGTGTATACGGGTGACAAAGAAGTCGACAAAATGCTTAAGGGTTACATCAGGGTAAAGATAGGCCCGTGGAGAGATAGAATCGTGAAGGTCATTTAGCCTTCTATTTAAAGACGAGTGTACCAATATCCGTTTATACATGGAGCGCTTAGTTAAAAATGGTGGTCTGTGTGAAATACAGCAAACTTGCTATTGAAGTCCTTAAGGGGGCGGAGCAGGTAATCTATTATGATCCGGTTTATCACGGCAGAACACTGAAGATATTTGGCATTGATAATGATCCAACAAAAATAGTGAAGTACTTGGCAGATAAATACCTTGAAAAGGATTATGGAATAGTAATCTTTGATACTACAGGTGATTACCCAAAGGAAGGCTTTGAGAGCATAATAAAAATTAAAGATGGAAAACCCACTGGTCTTGACCCAATAAAAATGGCTAAGGAAGGAATAATAGACGATCCATATACGGCGGTAACAATAGTTCAAACAATCTATGAGCTGGACAGGAGTCTAACGGAAAAGCTTTATGCTGATGTTCTGTTTGGCAAAATTGAAAGCGTCCCTCAGGCAGCTTCATCTGAAGAGAAATATGCAGAGGTTATTAAAGAAAGTTATACCTCTCTTGATGAGGCTTTCTTTCAGGGAAGCACTCCCAATTTTGGAAATTCCATTCTTGTGGATCTCAGTGATGCACACAGCATCACAATTGTTGGCATGGCGTTTCTCATTGTTGCGGCAGTTGTGCGGAAAAGGAGGCACATTTTCATAGGTCTGGATGACGCGGCGGTGCTAAGCTATACTCCAGCCGGAAGCGCTGCTATCCCCCTTCTAACTCAGCCAATGAGAGGAAGGGTAACGGCACTGGCAACAAGATATACGGTTGAGTCAATCCTCAACATCTCAGGGCCAACACTTGTGCTGTATACTGATCCTGACATACAAAGCTTGATTTATGAGTCAAATGGCGTTCCTCCAGGGGCTATGAGAAAGAGGGTACTTAAAGGAGAAGGGGCTTTTATCTGGAGAACTCCAGAGACCATAAATGTCGAAGAAGGTGAGCTTCTGATTTAATTTTTCTTTTTTTCTTTTCTTGCCGAATTTCAAAGAGGAAAATACTAAAATAAAGTACAAGAGGTCAGAACAAGGCGCCATATTTATAGAAGATGTGACATGTTCCCTCATATGAAACCATACATGGCCCAACTGGATTCCTTGGAGTACAAGTCTTTCCGAAATGAGGACAGTCGGGAGGTAGTGCCAATCCCCTGAGTATAACTCCGCAAAGGCATCCCTTCTCCAAGTCAGGCAGCTTAGGAACTTCGGCGTCATAATAGCTTCTTATCTCCAGGTTTCTGTATTCGTCTTTAAGCTCAAGCCCGCTCTTTGGAATCACTCCTAAAGCTCTCCATTTTGCATCAACGACTTTAAAGAACTTGTTTATCAGCTTCTGAGCCTCAACATTTCCCTCATATTTTACGACTCTTGTATATTCGTTCTCTATTTTTACCTCTCCTCTCCTTATCATTCTCAGGAGCATTAAGATTCCTATCAGCACATCAACGGGTTCAAAGCCAGCAATAACTTGGGGGATTCCATACTCTGTTGTGATGTACTCCCAGCCTTTGACACCTATTATTGTAGATACATGTCCTGGATCAATTAATCCGTCAAAGGCTGTACCTTGTCTAACTAACACTTCAACAGCGGGAGGTGTTAATCGGTGGACGGAATAAATCTTAAAGTTCTCCACATCTTCTTCGACGACTGCATTAAGCATTCCAGCAGCTGGAGCAGTTGTGGTCTCAAAACCCGGAGAGAAATGAACAACCAACCTGTCTGGATTGTTTTTGGCAATCTTATACGCATCATAAATTGAATAGACTATTCTGACGTCATATCCCTCACTTCTTAAGTCGGCAAAACTTCCTCTTGGCGTGGGGATTTTATACATGTCACCAAATGTCGTTAGAATTATTCTCTCCCCTTCTTCATATGCTTTCCTCATTATCTCCTGCATTTTCACAATATCCTCAACGGGGGTTATGCAGACAGGACAGCCAGGCCCGCTGACGATTTTAACGTTTTCTGGCAAAAGTGAGCGGATTCCGCTCCTTGTTACCGTATCTTCATGGGTTCCGCAGACGTGCATGATTTTAACTACCCTTCCTATTTTTTCAGCCTCCCTATGAATGAGCCTTGTTATCTTTTGAGCGAATTCTTTGTCTCTAAAAACGCTAAAGGCTTCCATCTTCATTCCTCCATGGCTTTTAGAACTTCTTCCCATGCTTGCAGAATTTCTTTTGCGGTTTTATCATCCAGTTTTTCTATTGCAAAGCCCGTGTGCACAATCACATAATCGCCAACTTCAACGTTTGGGAGCAAATCTAAACGAGCCTCTCTCTTTACACCACCGAAATCAACGATTGCAACTTTCCCTTTGATTTCAAGAACCTTAGCCGGAACTGCCAGACACATAACTTTCACCCATTTTCTGTTTGGTAAAGGAGTTTATAGATGTTTTTGAAACTTTGTGTTTAAAACCAATAACACCATGTCTGCGAATATTGTTGGATTCGGTGACAATTCTCCTCTTTCTTTGAACCTTTGGTTAAACACCGTCTGTTTTAAAAAGCGTTAAAAATTGCCATTTTAATTCTCATTTGATAATACGAAATCTAAAATCAGTAGCACAAATGGTGGTGAAATTTATGAAGAGTAGCAAAAAAGTTTTGGCTTTGCTTGTGCTGTCAGTTTTAGTTTTTAGCATTTTCAGTGCTGGCTGTATAAATCAGGGTCATCAGACAGAGACAACAAGCAAGGTTACAGCTAAATCTTCTCCCACCCAAAGCATCCAGGAGCAGAAGCCTGAAACAACTACAAGCAAAGCCAAATATCCAATAACGCTTACAGACTTTGCTGGGAGAACCGTAACAATAGAAAAGCCACCTGAGAGAGTTATTGTTCTAACAAGCTACTGGGCTGAAATTTTGTGTATCCTTGGGGTTCAAGATAGGATTGTGGGTATTGGAAAGTACATCCCTTACGATCCATACATTCCAGAAGATGTTAAAAAGAAGCCTGTTGTTGGAAGCAGCTTCAAAGGGTTGAACTGGGAAACTGTTGCAAGCTTGAATCCGGATTTGATAATCGTGGACTGGTATGGGGGCAAATACAAAGACGCTGAGACGATTAAGAAAGCTGAAGAGCTCGGGATACCTGTTATAGCCCTGAGTGCAAAAAGTGTTGAAGATAATATTAAGGTTGTTGAGATTTTAGGAAAAGTTTTCGGAAAAGAAGAGAAGGCTGAAGAACTTGCAAGCTGGATGAAGGAAAAGCTGGATGAAGTTAACAAAATAACCAGTCAGATTCCAGCAGACAAGAAAAAGAACGTTCTTCTTATAAGTGCTCCGAAAGATATAGGTGGTCCAATCACCGTCTATGCAAAGGGAAGCGCATGGGCAAGCATCGTTGAGCTCGTCGGCGCTCACAACTTGGCTTTTGACAAGAATTTTGACACCCAGTGGCCAAAGCTTGACTTGGAGAAGATAATAGCTTACTGGGGAGACAAAGCCGATGTTATAATCGTAACCTCCTTCAGCCAGGATAAGCTTGAGAAAGCAGTTAACGACATTAAAAATGATCCCAGATGGAGGGAGATTAAAGCTGTAAAAGAAGGCCATGTTTATGGCATCTTGGCTGGCTCTAAAGCCTTCTTAGACTGGGGGCCGAGAATAATAGTGGGTGTATATCAGCTGGGCGGATTAATTTACCCCGAGTATTATCCAGAGTGGAAGCCAATAGCAAAAGAGCTGCTTGAGACCTTTTATGGGGTTAAATACGAGGCCTCAATAAGTGTCATGGACTCAATGGGGAGAAAGGTAACCTTCGAGAAAGTTCCAGAGAGGGTAGTTGTCCTGAGCAGTTACTGGGCGGAGGTTATGTACTGCTTGGGAGTTGCAGACAAGATAGTGGGGATTGATAAGTACACACCATATGATCAGTTTTTGCCCGAAAGCATTAGAGAAAAGCCTAAAGTAGGCTCAACGTACAGCGGTATAAACTGGGAGACCGTTGCAAGCCTAAATCCAGAATTGATAATCATGGGGCGATGGAAGGGAAGCTTCACTTCGGGGGAGCAGGATGTTATTGAGAAATCAAAAGAGCTCGGCTTCAAAGTTCTGGCATTTGGGATTCCTGACTCCAATGTGACAGGAACAAAGATGCCCTACGAAAACATCAGGATAATAAGAGTCCTTGGAAAAGTTTTTGACAGAGAGAGAAAAGCCGAAGAGCTTGCAAGCTTCTTGGAGAAGTACTACAACAAAGCTTTGGACATAGCAAGCAAGATACCACCAGATAAGAAGAAAAACGTTTTGATAGTCTATGGCTCATCGATAGCTGGGAAGTATGCTACTGGAGCGATAAGCATATCTTATAAGGGCTCAGCATATGCTGAAACCGCTGAGCTCATTGGAGCGCACAATGTTGCATTCGACTACAACTTCTCAACTCAGTATCCAAAGCTCGACCTGGAGAAGCTCATAGCGTACTTTGGAGATAAGACAGATGTTCTGATAGTGGTTGACTGGGATGCAGAAAGGCTCAATGAAGCTGTGGAAAAGATAAAGAGCGATCCAGCATGGCAGGAAATCAAAGCTGTCAAAGAAGGGAACGTCGTTGGAATATTGGTGAGCTCATGGAGAAAAGACGCTGTAGCGTTATATGGGCCGAGATTCATCACCGGAATCTATGCCTTTGGACACGCAATTTACCCAGAATATTACCCAGACTGGAAGCCGATATACAAAGAGCTCCTCAAGAGGTTCTACGGCATGGAGGGCTGATTATGAAAAGGCTCCTCTTCCTTTTTCTTTTAGTTTCCCCAATTTTTGCGTTCTTCATAAGCTTATGCATTGGGGCTTATCATATTCCTCTCTCTGCCATCGTGGATATGGTGGTATTAAAGACCCTTCAGCTCATCTCGGGAATTTTGGCTAAAATAACTTTTGGAAGGATTGATTTCGCTGTTCAAATTCCCTATCCAAGCGTTTATCAGACCATTCTTTTCAAAATAAGGCTCCCAAGGGTTATCTTGGCGATGATTGTTGGGTCTGCTTTAGCCCTCTCTGGAGCAGTCTTGCAGGCGATATTTAGAAACCCCTTAGTTAACAGCTATATCTTAGGAATCTCAGCGGGAGCAGCTTTTGGTGCCGCTTTGGCTATAGGGCTTTCCCTAAGCTTAGGTGTAACTCCCTTGGCATTTGTCTTTGCTATACTCGCTGTGTTCTTGACAACTTCTCTGGCCAAAATTGGGGGAAGAA
Above is a genomic segment from Thermococcus sp. SY098 containing:
- a CDS encoding ATP-NAD kinase family protein — encoded protein: MRVGLIINPIAGMGGKVALKGTDGVVEEAIRRGAEPIALDLVKLFLSELSHYDESKDIEFFTGPKELGEYALRGFNFSYQVLKHREIDYKEIFGVRIPDTTSEDTKTLAKLMADKVDILVFAGGDGTARDVYSAVNRKVPILGIPTGVKMFSGVFASSPEDAAKLLIEFLKGNAQIVEREILDLDEDSYRKDEVRVRLYGTALTPYLETLVQGSKEPTTVDESEELEALAEAIVEELEDGIYFLGAGSTVKTIKDKLGIDGTLLGVDIVEIKDGRVRLLVKDAQEKDLLKFINRNPKIIVTVVGGVNFLFGRGNQQFSSDVLRHIPKENIIVVAAPSKVEKPIRVYTGDKEVDKMLKGYIRVKIGPWRDRIVKVI
- a CDS encoding radical SAM protein, which produces MIAFGPVPSRRLGKSLGINNIPDKVCSYACVYCQIGRTIKMEVERRAFYNPELIFKEAKEKVEKARAKGERVDYITFVPDGEPTLDINLGKEAELLKELGIPLAILTNSSLIWRKDVREDLLKFDFVSLKLDAVSEQLWRKIDRSHKSLKLDEVLDGMLKFRKEFKGKLVTETMLIDGVNYGDEFEKIAEFLKKLEPDIAYIAIPTRPPAERWVKPANEETINRAFQIFAKALGSDRIEYLIGYEGNAFAFTGNVEEDLLSITAVHPMREDAVEDFLKKANAEWSIVEKLLIEGKLIELEYEGRKFYMRKLKSRNL
- a CDS encoding NifB/NifX family molybdenum-iron cluster-binding protein — its product is MRKLRIAFGMENEGKLTDGHYGDSEFFLIYEILENGTAKLLEKRSNRAKKMEEHESEHGDLRKFRAIIEQLKDVDVLAAFRMGPNFLRIRDQSNKVAFFTNTRDLNLALQRVIESFEELWKQVEEKKSKHA
- a CDS encoding ABC transporter substrate-binding protein; its protein translation is MKSSKKVLALLVLSVLVFSIFSAGCINQGHQTETTSKVTAKSSPTQSIQEQKPETTTSKAKYPITLTDFAGRTVTIEKPPERVIVLTSYWAEILCILGVQDRIVGIGKYIPYDPYIPEDVKKKPVVGSSFKGLNWETVASLNPDLIIVDWYGGKYKDAETIKKAEELGIPVIALSAKSVEDNIKVVEILGKVFGKEEKAEELASWMKEKLDEVNKITSQIPADKKKNVLLISAPKDIGGPITVYAKGSAWASIVELVGAHNLAFDKNFDTQWPKLDLEKIIAYWGDKADVIIVTSFSQDKLEKAVNDIKNDPRWREIKAVKEGHVYGILAGSKAFLDWGPRIIVGVYQLGGLIYPEYYPEWKPIAKELLETFYGVKYEASISVMDSMGRKVTFEKVPERVVVLSSYWAEVMYCLGVADKIVGIDKYTPYDQFLPESIREKPKVGSTYSGINWETVASLNPELIIMGRWKGSFTSGEQDVIEKSKELGFKVLAFGIPDSNVTGTKMPYENIRIIRVLGKVFDRERKAEELASFLEKYYNKALDIASKIPPDKKKNVLIVYGSSIAGKYATGAISISYKGSAYAETAELIGAHNVAFDYNFSTQYPKLDLEKLIAYFGDKTDVLIVVDWDAERLNEAVEKIKSDPAWQEIKAVKEGNVVGILVSSWRKDAVALYGPRFITGIYAFGHAIYPEYYPDWKPIYKELLKRFYGMEG
- a CDS encoding HypC/HybG/HupF family hydrogenase formation chaperone, with the protein product MCLAVPAKVLEIKGKVAIVDFGGVKREARLDLLPNVEVGDYVIVHTGFAIEKLDDKTAKEILQAWEEVLKAMEE
- the hypD gene encoding hydrogenase formation protein HypD, translated to MEAFSVFRDKEFAQKITRLIHREAEKIGRVVKIMHVCGTHEDTVTRSGIRSLLPENVKIVSGPGCPVCITPVEDIVKMQEIMRKAYEEGERIILTTFGDMYKIPTPRGSFADLRSEGYDVRIVYSIYDAYKIAKNNPDRLVVHFSPGFETTTAPAAGMLNAVVEEDVENFKIYSVHRLTPPAVEVLVRQGTAFDGLIDPGHVSTIIGVKGWEYITTEYGIPQVIAGFEPVDVLIGILMLLRMIRRGEVKIENEYTRVVKYEGNVEAQKLINKFFKVVDAKWRALGVIPKSGLELKDEYRNLEIRSYYDAEVPKLPDLEKGCLCGVILRGLALPPDCPHFGKTCTPRNPVGPCMVSYEGTCHIFYKYGALF
- a CDS encoding potassium channel family protein; this translates as MTGLSRDVAAFQAQSAFSGTGFTTSESEYVVSHPIRRKIIRILIFLGSAGITSAIATLVLTFIGKSAEEVKQNFVVLLSGLLILYFFVRSKWIDKMMRKVIRRLLNRFFPSLKIYDYNQLLGISRGYSIGQIKVRKSSWLANKTLRELQLDKEGVLVLGIYRKVGEKEVYLGAPSGDTKILPGDLVVLYGPEDVILNLSKRVKGIRGKIEHEEAVEKAKIRAMQEEMELKGE
- a CDS encoding potassium channel family protein → MCEYVYENGQKCRTKPLKGSNFCSLHIPYEEGELLYGEKIKEIKKKAFLKKIRRGITYFEGVYLYDVRISDLKIEQTIVFKNSKIKTLIVDSSEIGGLTIYGSSIERIIIVKTALKTLMITRSNIFGFNALEVNFSGSIYLKNSEIRYIMMNSFHYTKGEEKPSEEEYGERSKAYGRIELTNLSGVRRIGINSRYPLLRQILEEHGIKVSDISRKHAKAEILAISGVQFDENPRFKRQVRILLRAFNGQLLMENLEIPGHVQVTQSRIKLPEFVHVKILNNIIFRKVRFYSDTTWNLTVLPNLVAELDVEGFMLLEDCQFNNPYIEEIFYRLARTSWERGGDKDKADEYYYKEMVAKRKQRMTAYKRGKRKIFLIEPYVEWLLADLTCKYGTTWKRPIVIWVITVNIIFPILFYITKSVEGSGVPLKSFLDYVYFSIVTATTLGYGDLHPVGIGRVLASGEAIFGMFMWAVLLTVFARKYMR